Proteins from a genomic interval of Acidobacteriota bacterium:
- a CDS encoding M23 family metallopeptidase — translation MNEEKRFYTFVFAPTASSPLRKFAVPHNALYVILGFAAVGFLTIAYGAYKLSQHAYVVAKLNLMQNENRRLRGENDEVKTNMDRMQGRLAAIETTSRKLAEVSGLLPASTATMGAGGPSGNDIPDLEQTTSSLELQLRQLKDVFDKNQVKLASTPSGWPVRGYITDGFGARSNPFGGGGVETHPGLDISAPFGTGINATADGIVIFAGVHGGYGNVVVVDHGYGVTTRYAHMSRIDAQVGDHVTRNKQIGAVGSTGRSTAPHCHYEVRLQDRPVNPMSYVATALR, via the coding sequence ATGAACGAAGAAAAGCGCTTCTACACCTTTGTGTTTGCGCCGACGGCTAGCTCCCCTTTACGAAAATTTGCAGTCCCACATAACGCCCTTTACGTCATTCTCGGTTTTGCCGCCGTTGGTTTTTTAACCATTGCTTACGGCGCTTATAAGCTTTCACAGCACGCTTATGTCGTAGCCAAGCTCAATCTGATGCAAAACGAAAACCGCCGTTTGCGCGGGGAGAACGACGAAGTCAAAACCAACATGGATCGGATGCAAGGTCGGCTGGCCGCCATTGAGACGACCTCGCGGAAATTGGCTGAAGTATCCGGCCTCTTGCCAGCTTCGACCGCCACGATGGGCGCGGGCGGCCCCAGCGGCAATGACATCCCGGATCTGGAACAGACCACCTCTTCGCTCGAATTGCAGTTGCGGCAACTGAAAGATGTGTTTGACAAGAATCAAGTCAAACTGGCCTCCACGCCCAGCGGCTGGCCGGTGCGCGGCTATATCACAGACGGGTTTGGCGCGCGCTCGAACCCGTTTGGCGGCGGCGGCGTTGAAACGCATCCGGGCTTGGATATTTCGGCGCCGTTTGGTACAGGGATCAATGCCACGGCGGACGGAATCGTCATCTTTGCTGGTGTGCATGGCGGCTACGGCAACGTGGTCGTGGTGGATCACGGTTATGGCGTCACCACTCGTTACGCGCATATGTCACGCATTGACGCGCAAGTCGGCGATCACGTAACGCGCAACAAACAGATTGGCGCCGTCGGCAGCACAGGCCGCTCGACTGCCCCGCATTGCCATTACGAAGTACGCTTGCAAGATCGCCCGGTCAACCCGATGAGCTATGTGGCGACCGCTTTACGATAA